GCAGATTTAAACTGACGCCAGAACGGCCCGAATAAACGCAGAGGATTTATCCGGTTCAACTGCGACAGACCTGTCGTAGCGAGCCGGGCCGGGGCGTTGACTAACGCCGTTAATCGCGATATCACCGATCCTATGACGTTCACGAAACCCTCACTTATGCAGCGGCGCATACTATAACACGTTCGCGCCCTATACGGTGGTGCGTTACACTTTGTGATTGCAGGAGGGGTAAATGCTTCGACTACCGGACTATGGTATCGCTTATGTGCTGTGGGTTGGCGCGATCGCCTTAGGGGCGGTTGCTTCCTTACAGGTACTCTATTTTCTGATGCTTCTGATCCCAAAACGGGGCAGCCGACCCATCCGGCAGCCCAATGGCCCGGTCATGCCAACGAATCCGGCCGGGGTCGAAGGACGACGCGCAGGGAACGCTCCGCTGGCCAGCGGCGGCAAGATGGTCGTGCTGACGGGTCTGTTGAATGTCGAAGACATCCCTCTACCCAATAACAATTTCGTGATTGGCCGCTACTACCATCCCGAAAACAATATCCATATCGCGCTAGACGAGAAGAGCATTTCGCGCCGCCATGCGACGTTCCAAGGCGACGACAAGTCACGCGATTACTACCTGACGGACACCAACAGCAGTTATGGCACGGCGCTGCGGATGGGCGACAAACAGCAGCAGTTGGTGCCAGGGGCGAAATTCCGGATCTATAACGGTGACGTGATTCAATTCGGGCAAGCGATTACGGCCCGTTTTGTGCTGCCTGGCGAATCGAGGCCCACGCCGGCACCTGCAGATCAAAACGCCCGGACATGACCCAGGTTGGCAAGTGGACACTGCTCGAAATCGTCGGACAAGGTGCTGCCGCAACGGTCTGGCGCGCTACCGATTTCGAGCGGACGGTCACTGTCAAGGTAGCAGACGCGGCAGACGCGAAAGCAAGGCAAAGCCTCGCGCATGAAGGCCGAATTCTCAGACAGCTCGAACATCCGACCCTGCCGCGTCTGATCGAGATTGTTGAGACACCGCCTGCGCTGGTGTTTGAGAGCCCTCCGGCTCAGACCTACAGCGAACTGCTCTCCAAAGGGACTTTATGGACGCTGCCGCTCAGTCAGCGGTTGGAGACACTGTCGGTGATCGCCGCCGCGCTCGATTGGCTGCATGACCAGAACATCATCCACCGTGACGTTAAACCCGCACATTTGACGGTGACTGACCCGCCACTACTGTTCGATTTCGGGATCGCACAGATGATCGCTGACACGAGCCCGCCGGACCCTGACGCCGGGACAGCGGCCTATATGCCACCGCCCGGCGAACCGGTCAGCATCGTCCGCGACGCGTATGCCTTTGCCGTAACCACCTACGAGCTGCTGCTCGGAGCACATCCTTTATTGGTCGCGGCAGACCGCGACATCGCACCCGGCGTGCTGCGACAGCGCGCGGCAAGTAAGGTACTGAAGGACAGCTGGCGGAAACCTTCGACGGTCCCCCACTGGGAGCTTCCGCCGGACTTACGCAGCGCGCGGCTGGACCGGCTCGACGAACTGTTTACGGAGGCTCTGGGAGCACCCGAAAAACGGCCAAAGAGGCTGGCACCATGGATGAACTACGTCCGAGCCTGTATTCCGCCTGGCGAAGACAACCTGACGGTGGCCCCCAAAGTCCTGCCCGCAGCATTTGAGCCTGCCCACACCGCACATGAGGTTGCGTCGTCGCTGCGAACCGATGGCACCTCGCGGGGCCGCAGATGGCGGGCTATCGTCGTCGCGTTAGCCTTTCTGGCGATTGTCGTTCTCGTGGTAATTCTGCTGCGGCGCTGACTTTGGATCGCCGGGGCAATCAAAGGGCACGGATACCCGTGCCCCAGAATCACCTGATTACAATACGCCCCAGGCTGTCCGACTCAGCGGCTCAACCGTTTGTTGGCCCACCACGAGAGCGCGACAGCAACTACAGCCGTTCCGACCAACACAAACAAAGGTTGTGCCCAGCCGACGGCGGCAAACAGGGCAATTCTGACCTGATTCAGGTCCTCGCCGCCAATCGAGCCCGGCATCAGGGTTGCCGCCAAGAGAAAGGCAAGACATCCGGCAGCCGATCCGCAAATGCCGCCGGTCAGCAGCATAACGCGCGCCGGGTACAGCTGCCTGAGGATGGCGGTCAAGGTGGGTTCGCCGCCTTCGACCGCAGCCCAGGTAACAAGCGCGAGGGTACCGGGAAGCAAGATCACCAGCAGCGGAAAGACCGAAGCCGCACGGAGGGCTACAGCCCCTGCTCCATCCTGTGTCAGGAAAGCGAAGATGCCCGCTATGCCCCCCGCCACCAACCCGATGAGCGCGAGAACCCGTGCGATACGCAGGCCCCCAAACAATCCGACCGCGGTTGACTCGTCCATGACTTAACGGAATTCCTTGAGTTTGGCATCCGCCTTGGCGGTGTTGGCCTCGTTGGTCTCTACGTTGGATATGAGGGATGGCATCTGCGCCGATTCCGCCTTGAATTGTTCCGACGCTTCGGCCACTTTCTTGTTCAGCCCGGTTGCGCTCAGGATAAACGAGATGAGTTTTGCCTTGATCCTGCCAATTAGCGCCTTGAAGCGGGTAAACGCGCTTCTCACACGGCGTCCCACGCTGGTAAAGGCGCCTTTGATCTTACTGCCGAGCTTCTTGAGGCCTTTCTTGATACGGCTAAAGAAGCCTTCCTTGCCCTTGACCTTCTTGGCCTCTTTTTCCGCATCCTCGCGTTTGACGTCTTCCTTGTCGGCCCAGGTTTCAGCCGTGGCGAGATGCGTTTCCATCTCGTTCACTTCGCCTTCCTGGTATTCGGCTTCTTCGTCTTCTGTCGGGTTAATTTCCTGCGATTCGGCCACGTTGGTCTGCGACTCGGCCTCAGTGGTCTTGGCTTCCATCTCCGAGGATTTTTCGGTCAGGCCGCCAAACTTGGAGCCGAGCTTAGTATAGACACCCATATCATGGGTAATGGCGGAGCGGTCTTCGCGATTGTCCTTTTTGAGATCAGGCACGAGCTCATCGGCGGAATTTAGGGCTTCTGTAATGGCGACGACGGTCGGATTGCCGGCGCCGCCTTTTTCGTCCTGGGGGTCACGCATGAGTGGATCATCGCGATCACTCTGCACGACGTCGGTCGAGACCGAGGCGATCTTAGTCGAGGTCGAGAAGCCCATCCCAATACCGATGTCGCGTCCGGCGGTCGTAGTGGTTTGTGCATCGAAGTTGACCCCGCCCGCGACCCCTGCTCCTACGCCAAACGAGACGACCCCCAGCAGATTGCCGATGGCGCCGACGAGGTTGACGATCCCCATCTTCTTCATATCGGACTCGCCCTTGCTGGCGTAGTGGAACGAGGCGCCAGAGAGGATAGAGCGGCCGATCAGGGCGATGCCAGCACAGACGACACCGATGACGGCGAAAATGGCGGCGATCGGCGCAGCAGCCGGTGCCGCAATCGAAGCCAGAGTAGCGAGGAGCGAGATGGCACCGGCAAGGCCGCCGAGTTTTTCGATGGTGGTGGTAATGGCGTGCAGGACCTTCATCCATGTATGTGAACCGTACTTGCCGATCCACTCTTCCTGCACGCGCTCTTTGACTTTATCAACCTTGGCTGAGTCGCCATGTTCCCAGATCAAACGGATGACGTTCTTAAGGTCGGTCAGCGGACCGATAAATGTTTCAAAGGCGAGATTGACCACGCCGAGGCCGATTTTCTTGAAGACTTTCTTGGCGGTAACCGCACGCATCAGGGAGGCAGAGCCATCCATGGGCATGGACGTCACGCGGTTCATCTGACGCTGGAGCGCCAACTCAGCGGGATCGGGAGGTTCTGACGCGCCGTCGGCAGTCTCAGCGGCCTGTAGACGCGAAACGTCACCAATGGGGGCGGATTCGTTGCCGAAACCGCGGGGAGAAATCTGATTGGAGATCATACGGAGGACGGCGCGGTTGCCAATCGTACCCTGGAGTGAAGACGCGCGGCGTGGGTCGACAGCCCCGCCCATAGCCATGGCCTTGGCAGGATCAGAAGAGTCGCGTTTGCGCTCAGACGCGACCTCATTCTCCTCTGACTTTTCAGCGTTTACGCGCTGAGCCGGCTTGTGTTGGCGATGTTCTACTGCGTGATAGCGCATCGCACCCCCATGACTTTTGTACCTGAATGGAAATCTTAATATAACATCGTTTGGCACTTCAACCAATCAATTCGGGTGAAACCCAGACGTGTGGTATTCTTATCGTCAAACAGACGAGGAAGTCGCTATGAATACGGGAGAAATCACCGCCCGCATCCAGCAAATGCGCGACGCTGCCGATACACTCGGACGGTCTGCGGGTCAGATTCAACGGTGCATCGACACGGTGGAAAGCGAAGTGCGCGCACTGGGGCCTGACCGGTTTATGAGCCTGGGCGCGGAGTCGTTTCGCGCCGAGTTTTTCAGGCTGACGCCCAAATTACATGAGACATTCGAGACGCTAGCGGCTTTTCGGGACAAGCTGCATGCCTCTGCCGACGACATCGAAGTTGCCTCGCGGGCAAGCCAGCCGGGAGGATTCGCATGAGCGATTGGGTGAGAGTACCGTATACCGAACTGGTGCACCGTGCCGCGCGGATCCGTCAGGAAGCGGAGACGATCCGGAGCGAGATTCGCACATTGAAGTCAGCCGTCGAGAGCGTGCAGTGGATGGGACGGCGGGCCGAGCGGTTCTTTACGGTATGGGGCGAGACTGTGCCTGAAATGGAACAGTGGGTACAGATTTTAGAAAGCTTTGCCGCCGAGCTTGAAGATCAGGCCCGGCGGAT
The nucleotide sequence above comes from Candidatus Flexicrinis proximus. Encoded proteins:
- a CDS encoding FHA domain-containing protein, producing MLRLPDYGIAYVLWVGAIALGAVASLQVLYFLMLLIPKRGSRPIRQPNGPVMPTNPAGVEGRRAGNAPLASGGKMVVLTGLLNVEDIPLPNNNFVIGRYYHPENNIHIALDEKSISRRHATFQGDDKSRDYYLTDTNSSYGTALRMGDKQQQLVPGAKFRIYNGDVIQFGQAITARFVLPGESRPTPAPADQNART
- a CDS encoding protein kinase, with product MTQVGKWTLLEIVGQGAAATVWRATDFERTVTVKVADAADAKARQSLAHEGRILRQLEHPTLPRLIEIVETPPALVFESPPAQTYSELLSKGTLWTLPLSQRLETLSVIAAALDWLHDQNIIHRDVKPAHLTVTDPPLLFDFGIAQMIADTSPPDPDAGTAAYMPPPGEPVSIVRDAYAFAVTTYELLLGAHPLLVAADRDIAPGVLRQRAASKVLKDSWRKPSTVPHWELPPDLRSARLDRLDELFTEALGAPEKRPKRLAPWMNYVRACIPPGEDNLTVAPKVLPAAFEPAHTAHEVASSLRTDGTSRGRRWRAIVVALAFLAIVVLVVILLRR
- a CDS encoding WXG100 family type VII secretion target produces the protein MNTGEITARIQQMRDAADTLGRSAGQIQRCIDTVESEVRALGPDRFMSLGAESFRAEFFRLTPKLHETFETLAAFRDKLHASADDIEVASRASQPGGFA
- a CDS encoding WXG100 family type VII secretion target — encoded protein: MSDWVRVPYTELVHRAARIRQEAETIRSEIRTLKSAVESVQWMGRRAERFFTVWGETVPEMEQWVQILESFAAELEDQARRMQLADEAF